In Gossypium hirsutum isolate 1008001.06 chromosome D06, Gossypium_hirsutum_v2.1, whole genome shotgun sequence, one genomic interval encodes:
- the LOC107900312 gene encoding coumaroyl-CoA:anthocyanidin 3-O-glucoside-6''-O-coumaroyltransferase 1, translating into MTILVESSVKVVEDASYVSPPPGSVPTASLPLTCFDRVFFCFPFTWMRSLFFYEFKHPTSHFMQTILPNLKTSLSLTLQHFFPFAANLVYPPPPQVPYISYTQGDSVSFVVKVSTADFNHLVGDHARDNQELPALVPKRPSSNETNGCKQEPVMAIQVTVFPNVGFSIGVGFSHVVADGRSFGHFMKSWASIHRCEGDLACLDNYLPCYNRDLINDPVELASLFTKGAERAFQSAISPSILFNNFRVTYKIKDSQVELLKDRVKTKCMEVNGSEPIRISTFAVTCAYMWVCLLKLQQSGTHQHLSSTDSDALSYFHFAAECRDHLKLPQTYFGNCIILRLASAKKSEVLGENGILVAATAIGREIMEFQKQPFKDAQESLLKIIEIFKMGEDLVRVGSSPKFESYKTDFGWGRPRNIENPILPSFGTCSMFVIAENREEEEGGVEFALAFASHDLDIFNTIFHQGLLKLESSK; encoded by the coding sequence ATGACAATCCTAGTAGAGAGCAGCGTGAAAGTGGTTGAAGATGCAAGCTATGTATCTCCTCCGCCAGGCTCAGTGCCCACAGCTTCTCTCCCTCTCACCTGTTTTGATagagttttcttttgttttccgtTCACTTGGATGCGTTCCCTGTTTTTCTATGAATTCAAACACCCCACCTCTCATTTCATGCAAACCATTCTCCCCAACCTCAAAACATCTTTATCGCTTACTCTGCAACATTTCTTTCCATTTGCGGCCAATCTCGTGTACCCTCCCCCTCCTCAGGTCCCTTATATTTCCTACACACAGGGCGACTCTGTTTCGTTTGTCGTTAAGGTATCCACTGCAGATTTTAACCATCTAGTAGGAGATCATGCACGAGACAATCAAGAATTGCCAGCTCTTGTCCCCAAAAGGCCATCTTCAAATGAGACCAATGGTTGCAAGCAAGAGCCTGTCATGGCCATTCAAGTCACCGTATTTCCCAATGTAGGCTTTTCCATAGGTGTTGGCTTTTCCCATGTTGTAGCTGACGGAAGGTCGTTTGGTCACTTTATGAAATCATGGGCGTCCATTCATAGGTGTGAAGGAGATTTGGCTTGTCTTGACAATTATTTACCCTGTTACAACAGGGATTTAATCAACGATCCTGTAGAACTAGCTTCCCTTTTCACCAAGGGCGCCGAGAGGGCATTCCAAAGTGCAATTTCACCCAGCATTTTGTTTAATAACTTTAGGGTCACTTACAAAATCAAAGATTCACAagttgagttattgaaagatcgGGTGAAAACAAAGTGCATGGAAGTGAATGGATCAGAGCCAATAAGAATATCAACATTTGCAGTAACATGTGCGTACATGTGGGTTTGTTTGCTCAAATTACAACAAAGTGGAACTCATCAGCATCTCTCATCAACCGATTCTGACGCTCTTTCTTATTTCCACTTCGCAGCAGAGTGCAGAGACCACCTAAAATTACCCCAAACATACTTCGGGAACTGTATTATACTACGTTTGGCATCAGCAAAGAAGAGTGAGGTATTAGGGGAAAATGGAATTCTGGTGGCCGCAACTGCTATTGGAAGGGAAATAATGGAATTTCAGAAacaaccattcaaagatgcacaAGAGTCATTGTTAAAAATAATTGAGATTTTCAAAATGGGAGAAGATTTAGTTCGGGTTGGTTCATCACCAAAATTTGAATCGTATAAGACGGATTTTGGGTGGGGACGACCTAGAAACATCGAGAATCCAATACTTCCATCATTTGGAACTTGTTCTATGTTTGTTATTGCAGAGAACAGAGAAGAAGAGGAAGGAGGTGTTGAATTCGCCTTGGCATTCGCTTCCCATGACTTAGATATCTTCAATACTATTTTTCACCAAGGCCTATTAAAGCTAGAATCGAGTAAATAA